From Campylobacter upsaliensis, the proteins below share one genomic window:
- a CDS encoding UxaA family hydrolase: MKAYIIINEKDNVATALRNLQKGEILENIKLLNDIASGHKFALSDIKENEEVIKYAQAIASANCDIKAGEWVHIHNTSGIRGRGDKNEKNNGL; the protein is encoded by the coding sequence ATGAAAGCTTATATTATTATCAATGAAAAGGATAATGTCGCCACTGCTTTACGCAATTTACAAAAAGGAGAAATCCTAGAAAACATAAAACTTTTAAACGATATAGCAAGCGGACATAAATTTGCTTTAAGCGATATTAAAGAAAATGAAGAGGTCATTAAATACGCTCAAGCAATAGCAAGCGCAAATTGTGATATTAAAGCGGGGGAATGGGTGCATATCCATAATACCAGTGGCATTAGAGGTCGAGGAGATAAAAATGAAAAAAATAATGGGTTATAG
- a CDS encoding dihydrodipicolinate synthase family protein, translated as MGILKGTLPALLTPYKNDKSINEKEFMRYCEFGISKGLDGLFCNGSVGDSQALGLEEQVKLMELTKKVAKNDKPIITGIASPVYQNTLILAQKAYELGLDALLLAMPYYYKLNEETLFEYVKNLTQSIKLPLYIYNIPLFAPALSLNLIEKVSKLDGVVGIKDSSGDALLLNHILDVVPTNFDVFVGREEFYAGALLAGAKGSMTSMGGIFPELMSEIYRAMDTKNYERALLVQKSLLKAIRFAMSLTFPMGFALLLKARGFDFANTSVHPLSPSTKEALNLRLDEAKALIKSIEKETGVAL; from the coding sequence ATGGGAATTTTAAAAGGAACTTTACCAGCCTTACTAACACCTTATAAAAATGACAAAAGCATTAATGAAAAAGAATTTATGCGTTATTGCGAATTTGGAATTTCTAAGGGTTTAGATGGCTTGTTTTGTAATGGTAGCGTTGGCGATTCTCAAGCTTTAGGATTAGAAGAACAAGTAAAGCTGATGGAGCTAACTAAAAAAGTTGCTAAAAATGATAAGCCCATCATTACAGGTATAGCTTCGCCTGTGTATCAAAATACGCTTATTTTAGCTCAAAAAGCTTATGAGTTAGGACTTGATGCTTTATTGCTTGCTATGCCCTATTATTACAAACTCAATGAAGAAACGCTTTTTGAATATGTGAAAAATTTAACACAAAGCATTAAACTCCCCCTTTATATCTATAATATCCCTTTGTTTGCTCCAGCACTGAGCTTAAATTTGATCGAAAAAGTATCAAAGCTTGATGGAGTTGTTGGGATTAAAGATAGTAGCGGAGATGCACTGCTTTTAAATCATATCTTGGATGTCGTTCCTACAAATTTTGATGTATTTGTGGGGAGGGAGGAATTTTATGCCGGAGCTTTATTAGCTGGCGCTAAAGGCTCTATGACGAGTATGGGTGGGATTTTCCCTGAATTGATGAGTGAAATTTATCGTGCTATGGATACAAAAAATTACGAAAGAGCCTTATTAGTGCAAAAAAGCTTACTAAAGGCTATAAGATTTGCTATGAGCTTGACTTTTCCTATGGGCTTTGCTCTGCTTTTAAAGGCAAGAGGTTTTGACTTTGCAAATACTAGTGTCCATCCTTTATCGCCTAGCACAAAAGAGGCGTTAAATTTGCGTTTAGATGAGGCTAAAGCTCTTATTAAAAGCATAGAAAAAGAAACGGGTGTAGCATTATGA